From the genome of Candidatus Methylomirabilota bacterium, one region includes:
- the mlaD gene encoding outer membrane lipid asymmetry maintenance protein MlaD, with protein sequence MRRSLLDLAVGVFVLLGILALGWLSIKLGKIDFVGGHNYTVTADFPSAGGLKNGSSIEIAGVEIGRVSAVQLANYQARVVMSIRNGVKLTEDSIASIKTRGLIGEKFINLSPGGSDRIIKPGGKITEVEPPIDLEELLSKYVFGKV encoded by the coding sequence ATGAGACGCTCTCTACTGGACCTGGCCGTGGGAGTCTTCGTCCTGCTTGGCATCTTGGCATTGGGCTGGCTTTCGATTAAACTCGGCAAGATCGATTTCGTGGGGGGGCACAATTACACCGTCACCGCCGACTTTCCCTCCGCGGGCGGCCTGAAGAACGGGTCCAGCATCGAGATCGCCGGGGTCGAGATCGGTCGTGTCAGCGCGGTCCAGCTGGCCAACTACCAGGCTCGCGTGGTGATGTCGATCCGGAACGGGGTCAAGCTGACCGAGGACTCGATCGCGTCGATCAAGACCCGGGGACTCATCGGCGAGAAGTTCATCAATCTCAGCCCGGGGGGATCGGACCGAATAATCAAGCCGGGGGGCAAGATCACCGAGGTGGAGCCGCCCATCGATCTGGAGGAGCTGCTGTCCAAGTATGTCTTTGGCAAGGTCTAG
- a CDS encoding ABC transporter ATP-binding protein — translation MIRIQGLRKSFGRQAVLNGVDLDVATGEIMIIIGRSGGGKSVLLKHLLGLMRPDAGAVLVDGVDITKLRGAALELVRRRYGVVFQGGALFDSMSVFDNVAFPLREKTKLKPAEIAQRVEQKLEQVGLQDMGDKNPAEISGGMRKRVAIARALVTEPEIVFFDEPTTGLDPILVNTIHHLIRDLHRKFRFTAVMVSHEIPEIFEIADRVAMLHDGIIVEAGDAASLQASPKPIVQQFIHGEVEGTHHAA, via the coding sequence ATGATTCGAATTCAGGGCCTGCGCAAGTCCTTCGGCCGCCAGGCCGTGCTCAACGGCGTGGACCTGGACGTGGCCACGGGCGAGATCATGATCATCATCGGCCGGAGCGGCGGGGGCAAGTCCGTGCTCCTCAAGCACCTCCTGGGCCTCATGCGCCCGGACGCGGGCGCCGTGCTCGTGGATGGGGTCGACATCACGAAGCTGCGGGGGGCGGCCCTCGAGTTGGTACGCCGGCGCTACGGTGTCGTGTTCCAGGGCGGGGCCCTCTTCGATTCCATGTCCGTCTTCGACAATGTCGCCTTCCCTCTGCGCGAGAAGACGAAGCTCAAGCCCGCGGAGATCGCGCAGCGGGTCGAGCAGAAGCTCGAGCAGGTGGGGCTCCAGGACATGGGCGACAAGAACCCGGCGGAGATCTCGGGCGGCATGCGCAAGCGCGTGGCCATCGCCCGGGCCCTCGTGACCGAGCCCGAGATCGTCTTCTTCGACGAGCCGACCACCGGGCTCGATCCCATCCTCGTCAACACCATCCATCACCTCATCCGGGACCTGCACCGAAAGTTCCGCTTCACGGCGGTCATGGTCAGCCACGAGATTCCCGAGATCTTCGAGATCGCCGACCGTGTGGCCATGCTCCACGACGGCATCATCGTCGAGGCGGGGGACGCGGCCAGCCTCCAGGCCTCGCCGAAGCCGATCGTGCAGCAGTTCATCCACGGGGAGGTCGAGGGCACCCATCATGCCGCATGA
- a CDS encoding ABC transporter substrate-binding protein: MRVRRALGLGLAALFVLVSAPEAVAGAATDQLKGAIDRVVATLDSPALKGDGKVLERRTAVRKIANEIFDFNEIARRSLGRYWQPLTEPQRTEFVFLFGDLLERSYISKIELYGGEKIVYSGERVEADLATVSTRIMTKNGTEVPVDYRLFKRGDRWMIYDVSVEGISLVSNYRTQFNKIIQTNGYNGLVEKMRTKQTEFAGEEAQRKMKN; encoded by the coding sequence ATGAGGGTTCGTCGCGCACTGGGGCTCGGGCTCGCCGCCCTGTTCGTCCTCGTCTCCGCGCCAGAGGCCGTGGCGGGGGCGGCCACCGACCAGCTGAAAGGCGCCATCGACCGCGTGGTGGCCACCCTCGACAGTCCGGCCCTCAAGGGCGACGGGAAGGTCCTCGAGCGTCGGACGGCCGTCCGCAAGATCGCCAACGAGATTTTCGACTTCAACGAGATCGCCCGGCGGTCGCTCGGTCGCTACTGGCAGCCTCTGACCGAGCCGCAGCGCACGGAGTTCGTGTTCCTCTTCGGAGACCTTCTCGAGCGCTCGTACATCTCGAAGATCGAGCTGTACGGAGGCGAGAAGATCGTCTACAGCGGCGAGCGCGTCGAGGCCGATCTCGCCACCGTCAGCACCAGGATCATGACCAAGAACGGCACCGAAGTGCCGGTCGACTACCGGCTCTTCAAGCGCGGGGACCGGTGGATGATCTATGACGTCAGCGTGGAGGGGATCAGCCTCGTCTCGAACTACCGGACCCAGTTCAACAAGATCATCCAGACGAACGGCTACAACGGGCTGGTGGAGAAGATGAGGACGAAGCAGACCGAATTTGCGGGAGAAGAAGCACAGAGGAAGATGAAGAACTAG